The DNA region GTTCGGGTATGGAACCTTTGAATACGCCTCTCCCACTGGAAGGACTTTTTTACACGGGTGGTTTCCTGGCATTTTTTGGAAAAATCTCAGGCGTGTATAGAAACTTAGCAAATGAATGAGAACGATTTGGGAGAATTTATATATGAATGCGTATTTAAGAAAACAGATTCATTGTATTAGCTGTGAGACGTCATGTCTTATTTCCCCTGAGAAGAGCGTCTGTTCTCTGTATTGTGAACATATCCCATTCGCAGTATGGCCGGAGGTGAATATTTATTTTAAAAATGGAGTCATTGAGAAGTTTTTAATGAAGTATAAAAACTATTTGCCAAGTGGCTTTATCTTTATCGATTTCTCCTTTGCTAACCTGAGGTATTTTGTTAAACCGGATTGGGTTGATTACCTGATCAGTACAAAAATGCATATCATTCTGATTGCCGATAAAAGAATGAGTTCCTTGGCGAATTACTGGCTTGTCAACCGCCAGGAGATCAGAGGGGTTATTTATTCCTGTGATAAAGAAGAGACTATTGAACAAAAAATCAAGCGATTATTCAGAGGTGAATTGGCCAATCGTCGGAGGGGAGAAACGCTGAATCGGGCGGAGTATTCCCTACTGGCTCATTTTATTGCTGGCAGAGGGTTTAAAGAAATCGTTGAACTTGATCAACTAAAACCCAAAGAAGTTTATGTCAGAAAACTCCGTCTGGAAAATAAATTTGGCTGTCGAACCAATGCGATTTTCTGTCAGATTGCGGGTCAGTAGCTGTCATTCATGATGGCTCAGAAATAGACCACCCAATGACTGGATCTTTGCGTTCCCCTTTTTACATTGGGTACAGTTGTGGTTGTGATTCCCCTTACTCTGTATTGGCTACAGAATGTCATAGGTTACTGGATTTTCTGCTCAACATCGAGACACAGAGCAACCTGACCGGCTTGCAGGCATTCAGGCTGTAACCGTTTACCGGCGAAGAGCTGGGATATAACCCTCCCCCCGACAGCCAGAAGCGGCGTCGGGGGGATTCCATTTGCCGCTTATTCCGATGAATAATCACGCAGAACGTGTGCCACACGGATTCGGTAAAACGAAAATATCGACTCCCGACCTTCCATTTGAGCAGCCCGATGTTTCATGTTGTTTTTCCACACCGCAACGGCTTCTTCACTCTCCCACCACGACAGCGATAAAATCTTTCCTTCCGTACTCAAGCTCCTGAAACGCTCAATCGAGATGAAACCCTCCATATTAACGAGTTCCGTCCTGAGTTCAGCGGCGAGTTGTAAATATCGTTCCTGCTGAGCGGGCACCGCATCCGCTTCAAAAATCACAGCAATCATAGCAACCTCCAACGTTAGCATTTTCGCCACTGTAGAGGGTAATGGCGGGCAATACTTCGCTGGAGAGCCAATTATGAATGATTGGGGATCATGACAGCACATCCGCATCAGCATCCGAATCGAGCTTACTGTAAAACCCTTGCTCCAGTTTTGCTTCCAGTATCGAGCGGACTTCAACCGCCAGTTGTTTATAGAACTCAGACAGTTCGTCGTCCTTACACAGCAGGACAATTTTGCGCCGCTCTTTGCGGTTGTTGATACGGATGATCTTCAGCGAGTCAGTAAACGCGGGAATGGTGGTCATAAACAGCGGCGTGGTCAGCGTCCATCCATAACCGTAAGAAATGAGTTTCAGAATGTCATCAGCATTGTCCATTTCAAACTGTATGGATGGAGACAGATTGTTCCATTTCAGCCAGTTGAGCGTCTGGATGCCGGTCGGCGTATTGGGGGTGTAGGCGATGTAGTCCCTGTTTTTACACAACTCTTCCAGTCGCGTCTCCGGCCAGGCTTTGGGGCAAACACACAGAAACGCTTCCTCAATCAACGGGTACATTCTGACGTTAGGCGGCATCTCAGTATGCAGCATGGTGATGGCCAGGTTAATGCTGCCCATATTCAGCGCGGAAAGCAGTCCCGATGCCGTACCGGTAACCTGAAAAATATGTTTCACCTGCGGTTGCAGAAACTTAAGGATATCCAGGCCGATGGATTTACCAATCGAATCAACGAAACCAATTTTCAGATGTGAAATATGCCCGTGACTGATCGCGTTAATATGTTCCTGCAAATAGACACCGCTATCGATAATCTTTTTCCCCAGCGGATACAGCGCCTGCCCGGCGATTGTCATCTGGATGGGCCGCTGTGAGCGGTTAATCACGTCTGTCTTCAGACCATTTTCCAGATTCGCAATCTGCTGAGAAATCGAGGATTGAGTCAGGTTGAGCTTCTTTGCCGCAGCGGTAAATGAACCGGTCTCAATCACCGCTAAAAACGCCTGTAACTGTTTAAAATCGAAGTTAATATCCTTCATCTCCGCCTCTACTATTACATTTTTTAATAATGAGTATTTATCTTTTCAATGCTTTTTTTTCTTTGAGCCACTTCAAATTATCCGGACTGTCAGCGAATTAAGGTAGCGACACACCTTAATACAGGAAGAGAAACGACGATGCGTGAAGAAAAGGATCTATTAGGAACGTTAATGGTGCCGGATGAAGCCTACTACGGTATTCAAACGCAACGGGCGGTACTGAATTTTTCAGTGTCAGGACAAACGGCCGGGGATATTCCGCATTTCCTGTGGTCAATCGCCGCAATCAAACAAGCAGCGGCTCAGGCAAACGCGCAAATTGGCGCGTTGGATCAGCAGAAAGCAACCGCCATCGTAGCGGCGTCGCAAGAGGTGATGAAGGGCGATTTTGACGCCCATTTCCCGATTGATATTTTTCAGGGCGGCGGCGGCACCTCGACCAACATGAACATGAATGAAGTGGTCGCTAATCGCGCGAATGAACTTCTCACCGGCGCACGGGGGTATGACGCGGTTCATCCGAATACGCACGTCAATATGGGGCAGTCGACTAACGACGTCATTCCTGCGGCAATGAAAATGACCAGCCGCATGAATATTAAACATTTGCTCGTGCAACTGGAAAAACTGGAAGCCGTGTTAGCGGATAAAAGCCGTCTGTTTGCCGACAAGGTGAAGCTAGGCCGCACCTGTCTACAGGATGCCGTGCCGATGACGTTTGGTCAGCAATTTGGCGCGTATCGCACGCAGGTCAGCAGACTCAGGCAAAAGCTGGCCGACGTTAACGAGGAGGCGTTGTATTTACCGCTCGGAGCAACGGCTATCGGCACGGGGTTGTCCACCCATGAGGGATATCTTCCGGCCGTTTATCAGTGGCTGGAAACCCTCACTGGCGAGAAATATCGCCCGGAAGCGGATTTCTTTGATGGTTTGCAACACGGTGATTTTTATATTGAATTTTCCGCACAGCTCAAAAAAATCGCCGCCTTTCTCTCCAAAATGGCGACCGATTTTCGTATTCAGGGTTCAGGGCCGCGCGCAGGCTTTAATGAAATTATCGTCCCTGCCGTACAACCGGGCTCGTCCATCATGCCGGGCAAAATTAACCCGGTCATGCCCGAACTGATAAATCAAATTGCTTATCAGGTCATAGGCAATGACGTCACGGTGACCATGGCCGTTGAAGGCGGCGAGCTTGACCTGAACGTGTGGGAGCCGGTGCTACTGAAGGCGCTCTTCGAATCCTGTTCGTTACTGAGTCGGGGGATACCGTTATTTATCGATAAATGCCTGAAAGATATTGCGATCAATGAAGAAGTGAGTGCTCGCTACGCAGGGGAAAGTACGGCACTGGCCACCGTCGTGGCCACGCTGTTTGGTTATCAGGTGGGATCGCGAATTGCGAAAGTGGCGTACCAACAACAGTGCAGCGTAAGGCAGGTCGTGCTGGCAGAAAAACTGCTGACACCGGAACAGGCGGATTATCTGCTGGATCCGATGAATATGACCGACCCGCAAAAGAGTACGGCAGCGATTAAACGCTATCAAACAGAAATGAATATGTTGTAATCATCTGTTTTCGAAAAATAAGCGTTAACTGCAGGTAATGAATATTCTCTATTCATTACCTCGCCCTCTTGTTGCCGATAAATAAAATATAACAAAGAGCAGGTTAATTATATGGTGATATTACATGTCGTTTTATTGCTGGGAACCATCATGCTTGCCGCCCGCTGGGGCGGAATTGGCGTCGGGTTTGCCGGTGGGATCGGATTAGCGATTTCGGTATTTATCTTTGGCGTTCCGGCGGGATCTCCGCCTGTCGACGTGATGCTTATTATTCTGTCGACCATTGTGGCGCTCTCGGCCATGCAACAGGCCGGTGGAATGGATTATCTCGTCACCCTGACAGAAAAGTTATTACGCCATCACCCCGGCTACCTTAATATTCTCGCCCCTACCGTGACCTTTATTTTGACGATACTTTCCGGCACCGGTTATACCGCGATGTCGGTGATGAACGTGATTCAGGAAGTCGCGAAAGATAACGGTATCAGACCCAGCCAGCCATTAAGTTCGGCGGTTGTGGCGTCACAATTGGGGATTACCGCCTCCCCGATCTCTGCCGCCACGGCGATTATGTACGGCACCGTTGAGGTGATGGGCGTCAGTTTCGGCGATGCGATGCTGGTTATCCTGCCCACCGCGTTATTCGCCATGCTGATTGCGGCCTTTATTGCCAGCAGACAGGGGGCAAAACTGGCCGACGATCCTGTGTGTCAAAAAATCATGCAGGAGAATAAAATTGTACTGAACAAACATACCCACCGCACTATTCCCGCCGGAGCAAAATCCTCGGTTGCCATATTCCTGGCGGGTGTGGTCTTCGTGGTCTGTATGTTGCTGTTTAAATCGCTTATCGGACATACCATCAACTCCCGCGACTTAATCATTATTACGATGTTTGTCGTGTCCACGATCATTATTTTTACCTGTAAAGTGGACATGAAGGATCTGAAAAACTCACCGATATTTAAATCAGGCGCAGAATCGCTGGTGGTCGTGTTAGGGATTGTGTGGTTGAGCAGCACGCTTATCGGCGCCCATATCGATGAGATCAAAATGGAAGCCAGTGACATATTACGCGCCTGGCCGGTCTTATTAGCCGCCGTATTTTTCTGTACCAGCGCGATGTTGTTCAGTCAGGGGGCAACCAGTGCATTACTGATGCCTATCGCCGCGTCTATCGGCATTAGCGCAGATGCCATATTAGCCAGTTTTGTCGCGGTCAGCGCACTCTATATCACGAATATTTATCCGACAACCGCATTTGCAATAGCCACTGATGACACCGGCTCCTTTCTCAGTTCACGCTGGAATGGCTCAAAGATCATTAATCATCCCTTCTTCCTGCCAGGATGTTTGTCGATTATCTTCTCGGTACCGTTTGGCTTTTTACTGGCACAGCTAATTTTGTAATGGCGAATAGAGAATAAACGGCCGTTGGCGGCTTTCTCTTTCAATGTGTCGTGATTAACAATCCACACAGAACAGGTTGACGTTAACCTGTTCTGCTGTTCACTCGCCGTTACTGGTATGTCATCGTAAAAGACAGCATGCCATTCGCCGCCCCGGTGGTGATGCGATCGCCCGTCTGGTAGTAACGCGCCTTAAGCGGTACCGCGAATCCGCCTCCTGTGTTCGATGTCCCAACCGCCACATCTGAGCCCAACCTCATCGGCTGGTTGTCATAAAGCAGTTGGATCCCGACCCCTGTGGCAGCGTTACTCCCGCTGGCCGTATTGATAACGCCTTTCGTTGCGTCATAAATATCGCCTTCCATCCTGACGCTGACTGCGGTTCCGGCATTGCAGGTCATCGGCAGAGTGAATGACTGGGTATACGCCTCTCCTGGCGTCGTACCTTTGCCATTAAAGGCGTTTTTATCAACCTCTTTCATATCGACAGGAATGGATGCCGTGGTCAGTTTGCAGGCTGGCGTGGTCACCGTGAACGCATTGATATTGACGGCGGCATCCGGGGATTGCCAGAGCAGCGAGTTATTCAGCAATACCAACGCCCCAACCGTTCTTGCCGATATAGTACCTGAACCGGTCTCCGTCGCCGTTTTATAAAACGTCACCGTCACGGAACCATTCAATCCGGGGCTTATCATTCCCGCGGTATTTTGACAAAGCCTGGCGGTGTTAACATCGCCTCGAATCGTATTCGTCCCCGTAACGCTGGCACTCCCTCCGGCACACTTTGCCGTTGTAGCGGAAATCGCATAGCCAATACCATCAACGTTGGTTTTATAGACGCGTACCCCATTGACCATCGAATCGAAGGTCCCTGTCGCCTTCACGCCAAATGTTTGATTGGAAATGACCCCTTCCTGTGAATCAAAACAACTGAACGCATTCACTGTCGGCGTCATCATCTGCGTACCAATAACGGCTCCCACCGGCAGATCCCTGGAGATAGTGATATTCTGCGGCGATAATGTTGTTGATGGCGTGACCGTCGAACAATCCCACGCCAGCGCAGTACGTGAAAACAGTCCCAGAGCCACCAACAGTAAACTCACAATAATTCGATTCATCTTACTCTCCACTTACCTGCACTCCGCGGTGACGTTATGTGTTTTGTCGGAAGCCTGCGCAATCTGATAACGTGCCAGACAACTTTCCCCTGCCCAGCTCACCACCACGGAGCCTTTTTCCGGTGCACCGCTAAGCCAGACTCGCTGACGATCGTCAACAATTCCTTCTGGCGTATTGTCGCGGTGGTTAATTTTTGCCGTCGCCCCAAACGGGATCGTTTTGCCCGTCAATTGCAGCATGATGCGGTAGCCGGTAACGGTCGGGAAATCAGCCAGCGCCAGCGCCCCTTTTGTGGGTACGACGGTCTGCGTGTCATTCAACACGTCAGTATTGGCGTTCAGCGCGTCGGTATTTAACGTCAGACTGTTCTGCCGATACGGCGCAACATACGGCACAACGGCAAAACCTTTACTGTCCGTGTAAATGCCACTGTTATTCGCGACTTTCGCCTCTGCCGCATTCTCGGCCTTCACCAACGCCATCGTCTCGCCTAGCGGCTGAGTTGCAGAGACGCCATACGGATGAACCACCAGTCCCCCCATCGCGCCAACCGACACCTGACGGTTATCGCGAGAGTAGTTATAACCAAGCTGATATTCACCATGACGGCCCTTATAATTCGCCGACGCACTGCCCGTCACATCCGACCCCTTACTGTTGTATCCCTGCTGTACGTTCCAGCTCAGATTTCTGTCTTCCAGCGCGGAACCCGACAGCCCCACCTGTGAAGTGGTGTCGCCTTTTTTATTCGTGTTTGCCGATAGCGTCATCCAGCTATTTGGCAAGAAACGTGAGAACGGAATCTGCATCGTAAAAGAGACGATATGATCATTGTCGTTGTGCCAGGGACCACGGGAATAGCTATAGTTCAGGCCATAATTAATATTGTTAATACTGGTGTTGTAACCGAGGCTGACGTTACGTTCGGTATCACCCCCCCAATAGTCCTGGTGCCAGGCCGACAGGTTGAGATTTCCGAAATCACCAAGCTGCTGGTTCAACGTCACCTGTGCTTTACTGCGTTTGTTACGCTGATAACGCCAGTCATTTCCTTCCAGAGCGTTATCGCTCGCCATCCGGTATTTATTCACATCGCCATTCGCTTCCTGAAAATCATGAAAACCGGAAGAGGAATACCGATACCCCATCAGACTCAGCGAGGTGCCTGTGGATGAAAAATCTTTGGCATACTGCGCACGAAGCGAGATACCGCCTTCCGTTTTGCCTGGCAACTGTGTATGGGCAAAGGTGGCGTCAAAAGAGAACGAACCGAAATCACCCAATCCTTTGCCGATACCGACTGCCCCTGCCTGGTAATCTCCCGACGCCAGCATGCCGCCGTAAAGCGTGGTGTCCCACGGCAACCCGTAACTCATGGTGGCCTGAAGAAATTCCGGTTCCTTATCCGTGCTGTTTGACGCACGATATTTCCCCGCGGCCAACGCATACTTAAACTGGCCTTCACGCTGCATGATCGGCACAGCCGAAAATGGCTGAATAAACTGATGCACCGAACCATCTGCTTCACGCACAACCACCGTAAGATCGCCGCTGGCGGCAGTAGGATAGAGATCATCAATCACAAACGGACCAGGCGGAACATAAGACTGCCAGATAATATTCCCGCCCTGACGAATGGTGACTTGTGCGTTACTTTGCGCAATACCGCGGACCACAGGCGCAAATCCCCGTACGCTTTCCGGTAACATGGTGTCATCCGAATAAATTTGCGCGCCGCGGAAATGAACACTGTCGAATACGCCGGCCTGCGTATAACCGTCACCCATACTGAACTGGCTTTTCAGCACTTTGATATCACGCTCCAGTGACGTACTGAGGGTGTTCCAGTGCCCGTCTCCGTCGTTATTGTTATACGTTGAGTAATTACGCAACCGCCAGGGACCGACGTTAATCCCACTGCGCAGGTTCAGATAGCTGTCATTTCGCGAATCTCCCTTGCCATGGCTGTTGGCAGCAGAGAAGTTATAATTCAGGAACAACATATTCAGTCCGTCGTCCCACTGCTCCGGTGAGACTGAACCGCGTGGATCGCGCTGCATATATTCTTGCGGCACCGAAATATCCAGACGCATGCCATCAAACTGAAAATTGAGTTGGCTTCCGGGGAGTAACGCACCAATATTATCGATGGTTGCGGAATCCTCCATACTCATCCAGTCAGGCTGCGCGTTACGCTTCACACCCCATTTCACGAAATCGGCATAGGTTAACGATGGAGCCAGTTCACTCTCTTTACCCAGAAAGCGGATATCACGAGATTCGACATAATTTCCGTTCAGATAGACATCAACGTGATAAACACCGGGAACCTGTCCGTCAGTTTTGCTGAAACGAGAGATATCAATATCACGGGGAATATTTCCTCGGGTTTCAATGAAATCGGGTGAAAAATAATCCTCAGCTAACACGGTTGATGCATGTGTAAACAGATAGACCAGGACTGATAATTTCGTTAACGTTGCAAAACCTGAAACCGCATTGAGCTGGAGCATAAGTACTTAACCTACATTTTAACTTTTTGTTCAGTCGTGACGCCTCCAAAATCATTAATCGCACGCCACGATACGTCTCCACCTGTTATCCCCGATAGTGGTAGCGTGACGGTT from Citrobacter amalonaticus Y19 includes:
- a CDS encoding antibiotic biosynthesis monooxygenase family protein; translated protein: MIAVIFEADAVPAQQERYLQLAAELRTELVNMEGFISIERFRSLSTEGKILSLSWWESEEAVAVWKNNMKHRAAQMEGRESIFSFYRIRVAHVLRDYSSE
- a CDS encoding aspartate ammonia-lyase, coding for MREEKDLLGTLMVPDEAYYGIQTQRAVLNFSVSGQTAGDIPHFLWSIAAIKQAAAQANAQIGALDQQKATAIVAASQEVMKGDFDAHFPIDIFQGGGGTSTNMNMNEVVANRANELLTGARGYDAVHPNTHVNMGQSTNDVIPAAMKMTSRMNIKHLLVQLEKLEAVLADKSRLFADKVKLGRTCLQDAVPMTFGQQFGAYRTQVSRLRQKLADVNEEALYLPLGATAIGTGLSTHEGYLPAVYQWLETLTGEKYRPEADFFDGLQHGDFYIEFSAQLKKIAAFLSKMATDFRIQGSGPRAGFNEIIVPAVQPGSSIMPGKINPVMPELINQIAYQVIGNDVTVTMAVEGGELDLNVWEPVLLKALFESCSLLSRGIPLFIDKCLKDIAINEEVSARYAGESTALATVVATLFGYQVGSRIAKVAYQQQCSVRQVVLAEKLLTPEQADYLLDPMNMTDPQKSTAAIKRYQTEMNML
- a CDS encoding fimbrial protein codes for the protein MNRIIVSLLLVALGLFSRTALAWDCSTVTPSTTLSPQNITISRDLPVGAVIGTQMMTPTVNAFSCFDSQEGVISNQTFGVKATGTFDSMVNGVRVYKTNVDGIGYAISATTAKCAGGSASVTGTNTIRGDVNTARLCQNTAGMISPGLNGSVTVTFYKTATETGSGTISARTVGALVLLNNSLLWQSPDAAVNINAFTVTTPACKLTTASIPVDMKEVDKNAFNGKGTTPGEAYTQSFTLPMTCNAGTAVSVRMEGDIYDATKGVINTASGSNAATGVGIQLLYDNQPMRLGSDVAVGTSNTGGGFAVPLKARYYQTGDRITTGAANGMLSFTMTYQ
- a CDS encoding fimbria/pilus outer membrane usher protein produces the protein MLQLNAVSGFATLTKLSVLVYLFTHASTVLAEDYFSPDFIETRGNIPRDIDISRFSKTDGQVPGVYHVDVYLNGNYVESRDIRFLGKESELAPSLTYADFVKWGVKRNAQPDWMSMEDSATIDNIGALLPGSQLNFQFDGMRLDISVPQEYMQRDPRGSVSPEQWDDGLNMLFLNYNFSAANSHGKGDSRNDSYLNLRSGINVGPWRLRNYSTYNNNDGDGHWNTLSTSLERDIKVLKSQFSMGDGYTQAGVFDSVHFRGAQIYSDDTMLPESVRGFAPVVRGIAQSNAQVTIRQGGNIIWQSYVPPGPFVIDDLYPTAASGDLTVVVREADGSVHQFIQPFSAVPIMQREGQFKYALAAGKYRASNSTDKEPEFLQATMSYGLPWDTTLYGGMLASGDYQAGAVGIGKGLGDFGSFSFDATFAHTQLPGKTEGGISLRAQYAKDFSSTGTSLSLMGYRYSSSGFHDFQEANGDVNKYRMASDNALEGNDWRYQRNKRSKAQVTLNQQLGDFGNLNLSAWHQDYWGGDTERNVSLGYNTSINNINYGLNYSYSRGPWHNDNDHIVSFTMQIPFSRFLPNSWMTLSANTNKKGDTTSQVGLSGSALEDRNLSWNVQQGYNSKGSDVTGSASANYKGRHGEYQLGYNYSRDNRQVSVGAMGGLVVHPYGVSATQPLGETMALVKAENAAEAKVANNSGIYTDSKGFAVVPYVAPYRQNSLTLNTDALNANTDVLNDTQTVVPTKGALALADFPTVTGYRIMLQLTGKTIPFGATAKINHRDNTPEGIVDDRQRVWLSGAPEKGSVVVSWAGESCLARYQIAQASDKTHNVTAECR
- a CDS encoding anaerobic C4-dicarboxylate transporter, with product MVILHVVLLLGTIMLAARWGGIGVGFAGGIGLAISVFIFGVPAGSPPVDVMLIILSTIVALSAMQQAGGMDYLVTLTEKLLRHHPGYLNILAPTVTFILTILSGTGYTAMSVMNVIQEVAKDNGIRPSQPLSSAVVASQLGITASPISAATAIMYGTVEVMGVSFGDAMLVILPTALFAMLIAAFIASRQGAKLADDPVCQKIMQENKIVLNKHTHRTIPAGAKSSVAIFLAGVVFVVCMLLFKSLIGHTINSRDLIIITMFVVSTIIIFTCKVDMKDLKNSPIFKSGAESLVVVLGIVWLSSTLIGAHIDEIKMEASDILRAWPVLLAAVFFCTSAMLFSQGATSALLMPIAASIGISADAILASFVAVSALYITNIYPTTAFAIATDDTGSFLSSRWNGSKIINHPFFLPGCLSIIFSVPFGFLLAQLIL
- a CDS encoding LysR family transcriptional regulator, whose protein sequence is MKDINFDFKQLQAFLAVIETGSFTAAAKKLNLTQSSISQQIANLENGLKTDVINRSQRPIQMTIAGQALYPLGKKIIDSGVYLQEHINAISHGHISHLKIGFVDSIGKSIGLDILKFLQPQVKHIFQVTGTASGLLSALNMGSINLAITMLHTEMPPNVRMYPLIEEAFLCVCPKAWPETRLEELCKNRDYIAYTPNTPTGIQTLNWLKWNNLSPSIQFEMDNADDILKLISYGYGWTLTTPLFMTTIPAFTDSLKIIRINNRKERRKIVLLCKDDELSEFYKQLAVEVRSILEAKLEQGFYSKLDSDADADVLS